One Bufo gargarizans isolate SCDJY-AF-19 chromosome 3, ASM1485885v1, whole genome shotgun sequence DNA segment encodes these proteins:
- the SMG8 gene encoding protein SMG8, whose product MKMVTSGPSLLRELLSSEPAWKEDEVCVVGVFGKTALLQGGWDKGCLVNSLCDRHVFPLFQQLPEQARERSVFQTYYEQESRVLYVMLTGISDTGQLARACEELGRGVSHAEAHEWWKDEEKLHCMHMLYLFSVCHLLLLLHPACCFDIAYEKLFRALDSVRQKLLPSLKPALKECPVGLEWKLNARPCPPRLLFVFQLNGALRGVEPSRGAGQTATEKPKKHSPKRRLQHALEDQIYRIFRKSRVLTNQSINCLFTVPANQAFVYIVAEQDDDPVGMLLDGLRQNCTVRDTEPSTVGISGPRRYHMMRHSRQQLSFTAERSSGLSGQLVDCTLREFLFQHVELVLTKKGFDDSVGRNPQPSHFELPTYQKWANVALKLYEVIIENKDDDPPAFPGGYPPKLLANMKVLEGYLDADTKFSENRCQKALPMAHSAYQSNLPHNYTTTVHKNQLAQALRVYSQHARGPAFQKYAIHLNEDCYKFWSSGHQLCEERSLTDQHCVHKFHLLPKAGEKIEPERNPPILYHNSRARSTGNCNCGRKQAPREDPFDIKSANYDFYQMLEEKCCGKLEHINFPVFEPSTPDPAPAKNEAPSTYQEGDVEGEGEKLKDKEPQTQGESTSLSLALSLGQSTDSLGTYPADPQAGGDNVEAPGHGTEEKGEKKPSLVDRQASTVEYLPGMMHSNCPKDLLPKFSSWSLVKLGSAKSYNFHTGLDQLGFIPGTNYLMPWDIVIRTKPEDEGDLDTNSWPAPNKSIPGKRSGAIPGRGRRRDDIARAFVGFEYEDSRGRRFMCSGPDKIMKVLGNGPKESAVKALNTDMPLYMLSPSQGRGLKPHYAQLMRLFVVVPDAPLQIILTPQVQPGPPPCPIFYPEKQDIILPADGLWVLRFPYSYVMERGPCYPPKENQQLISYKVMRGILKAVPL is encoded by the exons ATGAAGATGGTGACGAGCGGACCTTCGCTCCTTCGGGAGCTGCTGAGCTCAGAGCCGGCGTGGAAGGAGGATGAGGTGTGCGTGGTGGGGGTGTTCGGGAAGACGGCTCTGCTGCAAGGGGGCTGGGACAAAGGCTGCCTGGTAAACTCCCTGTGTGACCGGCATGTCTTCCCCCTCTTCCAGCAGCTGCCAGAGCAGGCCCGGGAGCGGAGTGTCTTCCAGACGTACTACGAGCAGGAGTCTCGGGTGCTCTATGTGATGCTGACTGGCATCAGCGACACGGGGCAGCTGGCAAGGGCTTGCGAGGAGCTGGGGCGCGGGGTGTCCCATGCAGAGGCACATGAGTGGTGGAAGGATGAGGAGAAGCTGCACTGCATGCACATGCTCTACCTCTTCTCTGTGTGccacctgctgctgctcctgcaccCTGCCTGTTGCTTCGACATTGCCTACGAGAAGCTCTTCCGGGCACTGGACAGTGTGCGCCAGAAGCTTCTGCCCTCGCTCAAGCCGGCACTTAAAGAGTGCCCTGTGGGCCTGGAGTGGAAGCTTAATGCCCGACCTTGCCCACCGCGGCTGCTGTTCGTCTTCCAGCTAAATGGAGCCCTACGGGGAGTGGAGCCCAGCCGGGGTGCTGGTCAGACGGCCACTGAGAAGCCCAAGAAGCATTCACCCAAAAGAAGGCTCCAGCACGCACTGGAGGACCAGATCTACCGCATCTTCCGCAAGAGCCGTGTCCTTACCAACCAGAGCATCAACTGCTTGTTCACCGTGCCCGCCAACCAGGCCTTTGTGTACATTGTGGCAGAGCAGGACGACGACCCGGTGGGTATGCTACTGGATGGCCTGCGACAAAACTGTACTGTAAGGGACACAGAGCCCAGCACTGTGGGCATCTCTGGGCCTCGGCGCTACCACATGATGAGGCACAGCCGACAGCAGCTGTCCTTCACAGCAGAGAGAAGCTCTGGGCTTTCTGGCCAGTTGGTAGACTGCACCCTGCGTGAATTTCTCTTCCAGCATGTGGAGCTGGTGCTCACTAAGAAGGGTTTTGATGACAGCGTGGGCAGGAACCCACAACCGTCCCACTTTGAGCTACCCACCTATCAGAAATGGGCCAATGTGGCCCTGAAGCTGTATGAGGTGATCATAGAGAATAAGGATGATGACCCTCCAGCCTTCCCAGGGGGCTATCCCCCAAAGCTGCTGGCTAACATGAAAGTGCTGGAAGGTTATTTGGATGCAGATACAAAATTTTCCGAAAACAGATGTCAGAAAGCTCTCCCAATGGCACACAGTGCCTACCAGTCCAACCTGCCCCATAACTACACCACCACAGTCCATAAGAACCAGCTGGCACAAGCACTTAGGGTGTACAGTCAGCATGCCCGTGGGCCTGCATTCCAGAAATATGCCATCCATCTCAATGAAGATTGTTACAAATTCTGGAGCAGCGGGCACCAGCTTTGTGAGGAAAGGAGTCTGACTGATCAGCACTGTGTCCACAAATTCCACTTACTTCCAAAAGCAG gTGAAAAAATTGAGCCAGAAAGAAATCCACCTATTCTGTACCATAACAGCCGAGCACGGTCTACTGGGAACTGCAACTGTGGAAGAAAGCAGGCACCTCGTGAGGATCCATTTGACATCAAGAGTGCGAATTATGATTTCTACCAG ATGCTCGAAGAGAAATGCTGTGGAAAGCTGGAACACATTAATTTTCCAGTATTTGAGCCAAGTACACCAGATCCTGCTCCCGCAAAGAACGAGGCACCGTCTACTTATCAAGAAGGGGATGTAGAAGGGGAAGGGGAGAAGTTGAAAGATAAGGAACCTCAAACACAGGGTGAAAGTACAAGTCTGAGCCTTGCACTAAGTCTGGGCCAGTCCACTGATAGCCTTGGAACGTACCCGGCTGACCCACAAGCTGGAGGAGATAATGTTGAAGCTCCAGGACACGGTACGGaggaaaaaggtgaaaaaaagccCAGTTTAGTGGATCGACAAGCATCCACTGTTGAATACCTCCCTGGTATGATGCATTCAAACTGTCCAAAGGACCTTCTTCCTAAATTTTCAAGCTGGTCACTAGTAAAACTTGGCTCTGCTAAATCGTATAACTTTCACACAGGGTTAGATCAACTTGGATTTATCCCAGGGACCAACTATCTGATGCCTTGGGACATTGTCATCCGTACGAAACCAGAAGATGAAGGGGACCTTGACACCAATTCTTGGCCAGCTCCAAATAAGTCTATACCTGGGAAAAGGAGTGGAGCGATACCCGGAAGAGGTCGTAGAAGGGATGATATTGCAAGAGCATTTGTTGGTTTTGAGTATGAGGATTCACGAGGGCGGAGGTTTATGTGCTCGGGGCCAGATAAAATAATGAAAGTTCTAGGCAATGGACCTAAGGAATCAGCAGTTAAAGCCCTGAACACTGACATGCCTCTGTACATGTTGTCGCCATCTCAAGGGCGAGGGCTTAAACCTCATTATGCTCAGCTCATGAGACTGTTCGTTGTGGTTCCTGATGCCCCTTTACAAATTATATTGACCCCTCAG